Proteins co-encoded in one Fusarium musae strain F31 chromosome 3, whole genome shotgun sequence genomic window:
- a CDS encoding hypothetical protein (EggNog:ENOG41) — MVNEEVSQPVISGDPMEGLADDIEDIALEIKDTQPDLALRAKTTSERLFLCNRFIRDMDHWFLDEQRERARLMKNYISKFRTIDAYQLCKLFTATHVESQSVNGRRAWEGKETWDEFWSDTTEPLGPELQDHEWLPHYRAMDQEAVDIWCKLYAAINVDSQERNSPIMQKFLDLAKHSGGGR; from the exons ATGGTTAACGAGGAGGTTAGCCAGCCGGTCATCTCTGGCGACCCTATGGAAGGACTTGCAGACGATATTGAGGACATTGCTTTGGAGATCAAAGATACTCAACCAGATCTAGCGCTTCGAGCCAAAACGACTTCTGAAAGACTCTTCTTATGCAATCGATTCATCAGAGATATGGATCACTGGTTCTTGGATGAGCAGCGTGAAAGAGCTCGGCTAATGAAGAACTACATCAGCAAATTTCGAACGATTGATGCGTACCAATTGTGCAAGTTGTTCACGGCAACTCATGTCGAGAGCCAGTCAGTCAACGGTAGACGAGCTTGGGAAGGCAAGGAAACTTGG GACGAGTTTTGGTCAGACACCACCGAGCCCCTTGGCCCAGAACTTCAGGATCATGAGTGGTTGCCGCATTATCGCGCAATGGATCAAGAGGCTGTCGATATTTGGTGTAAGCTATATGCTGCTATCAACGTGGATAGCCAAGAGAGGAACTCGCCAATTATGCAGaagtttcttgatcttgccaaaCACTCAGGCGGCGGACGATAA
- a CDS encoding hypothetical protein (EggNog:ENOG41), producing MRFSPLAILAGLSAVALAEEERNPVTDPTTFNGKSVPPFKELTPSNWEEETKKNKFWMVKHYSPYCKHCTRFAPTFQTLYEFYYTSKPPTENPDDTFTKYYDFAFGTVNCVAYYDFCMDHNIQSYPTTILYEDGKVFDTLRGIKNMTALTTSVENALSKTHPGRPALVELPQPGDTVYPAPKAEEPAAEKKVEGTQGDAKAPVEKPAVNAEKPLDAAAEKPVEEPAGKNAGKSLDDITESPKDAEKSDKTESTEKKPEESAAAKDENKNTFGADWKVPSTGQMLKKTKPKDTTPKYNLEGTSVPLTPENFDKLVTSSKDPWFIKFYAPWCSHCKAMAPTWQQLAKNMQGKLNIGEVNCEADHKLCTQMGVKAFPTIYFVTGTEKAEYKGLRGVGDFVAYAEGALEVAGGVIDVDAESFKELEKTEEVLFVYFYDHATTTEDFKALDALPLNLIGRGKIVKTSDQELCSRFKITTWPRLLVSREGRATYYTPITPDEMRDVDSLTSWMKSTWLPLVPEMTAINAKQIMSHKLVVLAILNRNDEDRLQNSISELKNAANEWVDRQVQEFQLERKKLRDAKQMRIEEAQSRDDQRALRNAKAIKIDMDSTHRKEVGFAWVDGIFWQRWIATTYNIDVRDGERIIINEEDRHQFWDTTPTGNQIMVSHTSIMDTLDKIVYGPNPISPKYTIGTLAKFFFDIKMNFVDHPFLSIGFIIAVGFGLYSWIRNRTRRSRGTFFRMDDSLGLKDGLLGQNGNDKSD from the exons ATGCGCTTCTCGCCGCTTGCGATCCTCGCTGGGCTGTCAGCTGTAGCtctggctgaagaggagaggaaccCAGTGACCGACCCTACGACTTTTAACGGAAAGTCAGTACCGCCATTCAAGGAGCTGACACCATCAAACTGGGAGGAGGAaacaaagaagaacaagttCTGGATGGTCAAGCATTACAG TCCGTACTGTAAGCACTGCACGAGATTCGCTCCAACATTCCAGACACTCTACGAATTTTACTACACCTCGAAGCCCCCGACCGAAAACCCCGACGACACTTTCACAAAGTACTACGATTTCGCATTCGGAACGGTAAATTGTGTTGCCTACTATGATTTCTGTATGGACCACAACATTCAGTCATACCCGACGACGATTCTCTACGAAGACGGAAAGGTGTTCGACACGCTGCGAGGAATTAAGAACATGACAGCGTTGACCACCTCGGTCGAGAATGCGCTCTCCAAAACCCATCCAGGACGTCCTGCACTCGTGGAGTTGCCTCAGCCTGGTGATACTGTGTACCCTGCgcccaaggctgaggaaccagccgccgagaagaaggtggAGGGAACTCAGGGAGATGCTAAGGCTCCTGTGGAAAAGCCCGCCGTTAACGCCGAGAAGCCTCTTGACGCCGCTGCTGAAAAGCCGGTTGAGGAGCCAGCTGGTAAAAATGCGGGCAAGTCTCTGGACGACATTACCGAATCACCCAAGGACGCAGAGAAATCCGACAAGACCGAATCAACCGAAAAGAAGCCTGAAgaatctgctgctgctaaggACGAAAATAAGAACACCTTCGGCGCTGATTGGAAGGTCCCCAGCACAGGCcagatgctgaagaagaccaagcccaaggatACCACTCCTAAGTACAATCTGGAGGGTACAAGTGTGCCTCTGACTCCTGAAAACTTCGACAAGTTGGTCACAAGCTCGAAGGATCCCTGGTTTATCAAGTTCTATGCGCCCTGGTGCTCTCACTGCAAGGCTATGGCCCCTACATGGCAGCAGTTAGCCAAGAACATGCAAGGAAAGCTCAACATTGGTGAGGTCAACTGTGAGGCTGATCACAAGCTTTGCACACAGATGGGCGTCAAGGCATTCCCCACCATCTATTTTGTCACAGGCACCGAAAAGGCTGAATACAAGGGTCTTCGTGGAGTTGGTGATTTCGTCGCATACGCCGAGGGTGCTCTTGAGGTTGCTGGTGGCGttattgatgttgatgccgaGAGCTTTaaggagctcgagaagaCCGAGGAGGTTCTGTTTGTCTACTTCTATGATCACGCAACTACTACCGAGGACTTCAAGGCACTTGACGCCCTCCCGCTCAACCTCATTGGACGTGGCAAGATTGTCAAGACAAGTGACCAGGAACTTTGCTCTCGATTCAAGATCACAACTTGGCCAAGACTTTTGGTTTCGCGCGAGGGACGTGCCACTTACTACACCCCTATCACtcctgatgagatgagagacgTAGATTCCCTCACATCCTGGATGAAGTCTACTTGGCTCCCGCTTGTCCCCGAGATGACTGCCATTAACGCCAAGCAGATCATGAGCCACAAGTTGGTTGTGCTTGCGATTCTGAACCGCAATGATGAGGACCGTCTACAAAACTCCATCTCAGAGCTCAAGAACGCCGCCAACGAGTGGGTTGATCGCCAGGTGCAGGAATTCCAACTTGAGCGTAAGAAGCTTCGGGATGCCAAGCAAATGAGAATTGAAGAGGCACAGAGCCGTGACGATCAGCGTGCCCTTCGTAatgccaaggccatcaagattGATATGGACTCTACCCATCGTAAGGAGGTTGGCTTCGCTTGGGTTGATGGTATTTTCTGGCAGAGGTGGATTGCCACAACCTACAACATCGACGTTCGAGATGGCGAGcgtatcatcatcaatgagGAAGAT CGACATCAATTCTGGGACACTACCCCCACAGGTAACCAGATCATGGTTAGCCATACCTCTATCATGGACactcttgacaagatcgtTTATGGCCCCAACCCAATCTCCCCCAAGTACACTATCGGTACTCTGGCCAAgttcttcttcgacatcaAGATGAACTTTGTCGACCACCCATTCCTCTCGATCGGGTTTATCATTGCCGTTGGCTTTGGTCTCTACTCTTGGATCCGCAACCGTACCAGACGGTCTCGCGGCACTTTCTTCCGCATGGACGATTCCCTTGGTCTCAAGGATGGTCTCCTGGGACAGAACGGTAACGACAAGTCTGACTAG
- a CDS encoding hypothetical protein (EggNog:ENOG41): MSRPAKRQRMEEPEAQTPESLQRSMTPPRKKDRKSTVVKSPWQLTWIRDLPEGDNQDAVTLKDLLSDPLISECWEFNFLHDIPFLMDSFDPDTRHLVKNSMPSRPNSLQTAASEFENVKIHIAPMPEMFGTHHSKMMILFRHDETAQVIIHTANMIPKDWTNMTNGVWKSPLLPKLSGAQNVQASPEDHSVGSGQRFKIDLLNYLKAYDRRKIICKPLTDKLTQHDFSSIKAALVASVPGKHDSRDMSETSWGWAALKRCLQHVPCQDHGDSDIVVQVSSIATLGAKNDWLQKTLFEPLTRSKNTGLGRPRFKVVFPTADEIRKSLDGYASGGSIHTKIQSSQQAKQLEYLRPIFHHWANDSPRGASESNFYVVLGLFA, from the exons ATGAGTCGCCCGGCAAAACGCCAGCGAATGGAGGAGCCTGAGGCCCAAACACCAGAGTCACTGCAGCGTTCTATGACCCCCCCTAGAAAGAAAGACAGAAAATCAACTGTCGTGAAGTCCCCATGGCAATTGACCTGGATCCGTGACCTCCCAGAGGGCGACAATCAAGATGCCGTGACTCTTAAGGACCTCCTCAGCGATCCTCTCATTTCAGAGTGTTGGGAGTTCAACTTCCTGCACGATATCCCGTTTCTCATGGACTCTTTCGACCCCGACACACGCCACCTCGTCAAG AATAGCATGCCTTCACGTCCTAACTCTCTACAGACCGCAGCATCGGAATTTGAAAACGTCAAAATCCATATTGCCCCTATGCCAGAAATGTTCGGAACACATCACTCGAAAATGATGATTCTGttcagacatgatgaaaCTGCTCAAGTCATCATCCATACTGCCAACATGATTCCAAAAGATTGGACCAACATGACAAACGGCGTTTGGAAATCACCCTTACTCCCCAAACTGTCAGGTGCACAAAACGTTCAAGCTTCACCGGAAGATCATTCTGTTGGAAGCGGACAACGCTTCAAAATCGATCTTCTCAACTACTTAAAGGCCTATGATAGGCGTAAGATCATCTGCAAACCACTAACTGATAAGCTTACACAACATGACTTCTCAAGTATCAAAGCTGCACTAGTTGCGAGTGTGCCGGGAAAGCACGACTCCCGGGATATGTCAGAAACTTCCTGGGGCTGGGCGGCTCTGAAAAGGTGTCTGCAGCATGTACCATGCCAAGATCACGGTGACTCAGATATTGTGGTACAGGTTTCTTCTATTGCTACGCTGGGTGCAAAGAATGATTGGTTACAAAAGACTCTTTTTGAGCCTTTGACTCGTTCTAAAAACACAGGCCTCGGCCGGCCTAGGTTTAAGGTTGTCTTTCCTACCGCTGATGAGATCCGGAAATCTCTAGACGGATATGCGTCCGGGGGTTCCATACATACCAAAATCCAGTCATCACAGCAGGCAAAACAATTGGAGTATCTTCGCCCAATTTTCCATCATTGGGCCAATGACTCACCCCGCGGTGCTAGTGAGTCTAACTTCTACGTAGTCCTTGGACTTTTTGCCTAA
- a CDS encoding hypothetical protein (EggNog:ENOG41) has protein sequence MDPIGRGAGVSPYGTPRGAGAHPALSSSWRVGSPLAEAALAADLAACSDDGFEDNAIDDDVSVSDLQGDPIMYRRPSGVAFGGSRPIMNPQTYDEPGLTALERKQSRNAERSLLRDNHVLPPKHGYRQKHGLFTRIYRRLFSTKIARDEEETPALTVQPPSETDPLLGSRDDGLLPEHLNDTWEHAVAEHRIKTTWQREAKTIMTYSAPLIVTFLLQYSINVTSIFAVGRIGKLELGAVSLANMTAAITCLAPFQGLATSLDTLCAQAYGSGHKHLVGLQFQRMTCFLFVLGFPVAVLWYFSEGIIRAIVPEPESAKLAGMYLRVMIFSIPGFILFEGGKRFTQAQGLFRATTYVLLIVAPFNVFLSWLLVWKLQWGFIGAPTAVAISNNLLPIFLFLYVRFVDGRQCWGGFSRRALSNWWIMIRLALPGMIMVEAEWLAFEILTLLSSRFGPEYLAAQSVVTTITTLSYEIPFPMSIAASTRIANLIGAGLVEPAKMTGVVAFVAACIIGMFNLTIYTTMRYQLPLLFTKDDDVIDLVAAVMPIVSVMQVFDGLAAGAHGLLRGIGKQSIGGPANIIAYYALSLPCSLALAFGLDWKLSGLWLGVTVGTMSVASIEYIYLLRTDWHKAAEEAALRNAAG, from the exons ATGGATCCAATAGGACGAGGAGCTGGAGTCTCGCCCTATGGCACTCCTCGTGGTGCTGGCGCACATCCAGCgctgtcatcttcatggcGTGTGGGCTCGCCTCTAGCTGAGGCCGCTCTGGCTGCAGATCTTGCGGCATGCTCGGATGACGGGTTCGAAGACAATGCGATTGACGACGATGTCTCCGTGTCGGACCTCCAGGGCGACCCCATCATGTATCGTCGACCCAGTGGTGTTGCTTTTGGAGGCTCACGACCAATTATGAACCCTCAGACGTATGATGAGCCAGGCCTGACAGCTCTAGAGAGGAAACAGTCTCGTAATGCTGAGCGTAGCTTGCTACGAGACAACCATGTTCTTCCACCCAAGCACGGATATCGACAGAAGCATGGGCTTTTCACTCGCATTTACCGCCGTCTTTTTAGTACAAAGATTGCGcgggatgaagaggagacgCCTGCTCTAACTGTGCAGCCTCCCAGCGAAACAGATCCTCTCTTGGGTTCTCGTGATGACGGTCTTTTACCCGAGCACCTCAACGATACTTGGGAGCACGCTGTTGCTGAGCATCGAATCAAGACCACTTGGCAGCGAGAGGCCAAGACCATCATGACCTATTCCGCACCACTCATCGTCACGTTCTTGTTGCAATACTCCATTAATGTCACCAGTATCTTTGCTGTTGGGCGAATTGGCAAGCTCGAACTTGGTGCTGTTTCAT TGGCCAATATGACTGCCGCTATTACTTGTCTGGCGCCTTTTCAGGGCCTTGCTACATCTCTCGACACTCTATGCGCGCAAGCATATGGGTCTGGCCATAAGCATCTCGTTGGGCTTCAGTTTCAACGAATgacttgtttcttgtttgtGCTCGGTTTCCCTGTCGCTGTTCTGTGGTATTTCTCCGAAGGTATCATTAGAGCCATTGTGCCAGAACCCGAATCGGCAAAGCTTGCTGGCATGTATCTCAGGGTCATGATCTTCAGTATTCCGGGATTCATCCTGTTCGAGGGTGGCAAGCGATTtactcaagctcaaggtctcTTCCGCGCTACGACTTATGTTCTCCTGATTGTTGCACCCTTCAACGTCTTCCTCAGCTGGCTCTTGGTTTGGAAGCTGCAATGGGGTTTCATTGGAGCTCCTACAGCTGTGGCCATCAGTAACAACCTTCTCCCCATATTCCTCTTCTTGTATGTCCGCTTCGTGGATGGACGACAATGCTGGGGTGGATTTAGCCGACGGGCTCTCAGCAACTGGTGGATCATGATTCGACTTGCTCTACCGGGTATGATCATGGTCGAGGCAGAATGGCTGGCTTTCGAGATTCTCACGCTCCTCTCGAGCCGATTTGGACCCGAGTATCTTGCTGCTCAGAGTGTGGTGACAACCATCACGACACTTTCATACGAGATCCCATTCCCTATGTCGATTGCTGCCTCGACACGTATTGCCAACTTAATTGGTGCCGGCCTTGTTGAACCTGCCAAGATGACTGGTGTCGTG GCTTTTGTTGCTGCTTGTATCATCGGAATGTTCAACCTAACTATTTACACAACCATGCGCTATCAGCTACCGCTGTTGTTCACCAAGGACGACGATGTTATCGATCTTGTTGCAGCAGTCATGCCCATCGTGTCGGTTATGCAAGTCTTTGATGGTCTTGCAGCAGGTGCTCATGGACTGCTCCGAGGTATTGGAAAGCAGTCGATTGGCGGCCCTGCCAACATTATCGCGTACTACGCCCTCTCTCTTCCATGCTCGCTCGCCCTGGCCTTTGGCCTTGATTGGAAGCTGAGCGGCCTGTGGCTCGGTGTCACAGTTGGAACTATGTC CGTCGCATCGATTGAGTATATCTACCTACTCCGAACCGACTGGCACAAAGCTGCCGAGGAAGCAGCCCTTCGAAACGCTGCTGGTTAG
- a CDS encoding hypothetical protein (EggNog:ENOG41) produces the protein MSSTAGKWREEQVLIICPGSRTTMAQLGCSELTPPARRMPTRMFKEGDQWAPYHKTKRTTIVNGVEEEEWLEDVDEDEGAVYPIEAGRIVNMSALLAFLDHVHGLLTTTYHNTPIMLMASPQWTRPDCETIARYIFENTRTPALCIIHSGIATQYGLKWPNLTVVDIGYQKVDVTAIHDGRVVNHMDVSASDADGEISGGEVFTKSLLKLLENKGFNHDMAEQLKKSNICEVLPYVATEENLMELPTENTAGATGGQPASAIAEAAPKAPEAPKPTDNGDSDEGNGNPEDDGVLDVAAIVTSGQTKEFLAKKEKEKEKGKGGRKKGEKDAEGAAKTARLPNSKRTHNTFFYEEVIQEEVPQPSKEKETLETAAATINGNGTTEAPKPEGETNGAQPQSDSAAAPVPAPAPATETETETETPATEAPKPEQTQEPAQSIEPKPGAEPKPDAQPSTETPEKRPKRIRRDVEVGLERFTFAQRREIDRIVNAIYRTVQGIDDMYMRPPCWDNLVFVGNGARLRGLRENILQTLNARHLVSPSTATMFTSELPSNMATPTGTGAQTPTGSFTGAPHQLSSSGVNPLLQAATTAAAAGTANNMVGTPQPASEAGGPTTTHHFHSQTPTSIKTATLPNYLSEWTKNGFEESMFLGAQVAARIAFCLHSNMDAQTIEAQRLMSLSRVDYNELGPKGIRTHSMLG, from the exons ATGTCAAGCACGGCCGGCAAATGGCGCGAGGAGCaggtcctcatcatctgcccTGGTAGCAGAACCACTATGGCTCAGCTGGGTTGCAGTGAATTGACTCCTCCTGCTCGGCGCATGCCCACCAGGATGTTTAAGGAGGGCGATCAGTGGGCGCCCTATCACAAGACGAAGCGCACGACTATTGTGAatggcgttgaggaagaggaatggttggaggatgttgacgaaGACGAGGGAGCTGTGTACCCCATTGAAG CTGGTCGCATCGTCAACATGAGCGCACTTCTCGCTTTCCTCGACCATGTCCACGGCCTGCTTACAACTACATACCACAACACTCCCATCATGCTCATGGCTTCACCACAATGGACACGACCCGACTGCGAGACAATTGCCCGATACATCTTTGAGAACACGAGAACACCTGCACTATGCATAATCCACAGCGGAATCGCTACGCAGTATGGTCTGAAGTGGCCTAACCTGACTGTGGTGGACATTGGCTACCAAAAGGTCGACGTTACAGCAATTCACGATGGAAGAGTTGTGAACCACATGGACGTCAGCGCATCTGATGCCGATGGTGAAATCAGCGGAGGCGAGGTTTTCACAAAGAGCTTGCTCAAGTTGCTAGAAAACAAGGGCTTCAACCATGATATGGCGGAGCAGCTGAAAAAGAGCAACATCTGCGAAGTCCTCCCCTATGTTGCTACTGAGGAGAACTTGATGGAACTTCCTACGGAGAATACTGCAGGCGCAACAGGTGGTCAACCAGCTTCTGCCATTGCAGAGGCCGCACCAAAAGCCCCTGAAGCGCCCAAACCCACAGACAATGGAGATTCTGATGAGGGCAATGGTAACCCAGAGGATGATGGAGTTCTAGACGTCGCAGCCATCGTTACAAGCGGGCAGACAAAGGAATTCCTCGCCaaaaaggagaaagagaaagaaaagggcaAGGGAGGTCGAAAGAAGGGCGAAAAGGATGCTGAAGGCGCCGCTAAGACTGCGCGTCTACCCAACTCCAAGAGGACTCACAATACCTTCTTCTACGAGGAAGTCATTCAGGAAGAGGTTCCTCAACCGTCTAAGGAAAAGGAGACTCTAGAGACCGCTGCGGCTACTATCAATGGTAACGGCACAACAGAAGCCCCCAAGCCCGAGGGCGAGACCAACGGAGCTCAACCTCAGAGCGACAGCGCCGCTGCACCTGTgcctgcacctgcacctgcgacagagacagagacagagacagagacaccTGCCACAGAAGCGCCCAAGCCAGAACAAACTCAAGAGCCAGCGCAGTCGATAGAACCCAAGCCTGGGGCTGAGCCAAAGCCCGACGCTCAACCCTCCACTGAGACCCCTGAGAAGCGACCAAAGCGCATTCGTCGAGATGTCGAGGTCGGTCTTGAGCGCTTCACTTTCGCTCAACGTCGCGAGATCGATCGCATTGTCAACGCTATCTATCGCACTGTCCAGGGCATCGATGACATGTACATGCGACCTCCATGCTGGGACAACCTGGTCTTTGTTGGCAACGGTGCTCGTCTCCGCGGTCTCCGCGAGAACATCCTCCAGACCCTCAACGCCCGCCATCTCGTCTCTCCATCTACTGCCACAATGTTCACCTCGGAGCTGCCCTCTAACATGGCCACGCCCACCGGAACCGGCGCTCAGACTCCCACTGGCTCCTTCACAGGCGCACCTCACCAGCTATCCTCAAGCGGCGTGAACCCCCTCCTCCAGGCCGCTACCACGGCTGCAGCTGCTGGCACCGCTAATAACATGGTCGGCACACCGCAACCAGCTTCTGAGGCTGGAGGACCCACGACAACCCACCACTTCCACAGCCAGACTCCCACGAGCATCAAGACGGCTACTCTGCCGAACTACTTGAGCGAGTGGACAAAGAATGGCTTCGAGGAGTCCATGTTCCTCGGTGCTCAGGTCGCTGCTCGTATTGCCTTTTGCCTACACTCTAACATGGATGCCCAGACAATTGAGGCCCAAAGACTTATGAGTTTGAGCAGAGTTGATTACAA CGAACTTGGTCCCAAGGGTATCCGCACACATTCTATGCTGGGCTGA
- a CDS encoding hypothetical protein (EggNog:ENOG41), with the protein MARLVEEEVEYATSRIINANELNRAWGPYLETQDIFLEPIELPLDLVVPAIMRLPNLDSVCLTWTQCPWKDYRAIDDVFSSEESMELAGNEIQESQQAILDALLRRNVPLKSLTLEPIMHPYLKLPSTLDPRVSTVFGSVTQLHLHLKYDVISFKPDLLDYFISLMPNIRDLKVHSTPVEFEASDVDFYIKKRLPHLEKIDLSYLQINFVHFVRLIIEHRSTLKEVDLQSIYGWCDPFSSTDIDWDLIFKLMREKLEVLETVRINGRFSDNVGWYQIFFRNDVPAVDTIVRLMGEKSERLERYILEGGEYPQPLWRI; encoded by the coding sequence ATGGCTCGCTtggttgaggaagaagtcgaATACGCTACATCGCGAATCATCAACGCAAATGAACTGAATCGAGCCTGGGGTCCTTATCTCGAGACTCAAGATATCTTCCTCGAACCAATCGAGCTGCCTCTTGACTTGGTAGTTCCAGCTATCATGAGGCTACCCAATCTTGATTCCGTGTGCCTGACTTGGACGCAGTGTCCTTGGAAAGACTATAGAGCAATTGACGACGTCTTTAGCTCGGAAGAATCCATGGAATTAGCTGGCAACGAGATTCAAGAGTCACAACAAGCCATCTTGGATGCCCTACTCAGACGCAATGTACCACTCAAGAGCCTAACGCTCGAGCCGATAATGCACCCATACCTGAAACTACCATCCACGCTGGACCCAAGAGTATCAACAGTCTTTGGGTCGGTGACCCAGCTGCACTTGCATCTGAAATACGACGTTATCTCCTTCAAGCCAGACCTCCTCGATTACTTCATCTCACTGATGCCCAACATCCGAGATCTAAAAGTCCACAGCACTCCTGTCGAGTTTGAAGCCAGCGATGTTGACTTCTacatcaagaagaggcttcCTCACCTTGAGAAGATCGACCTAAGCTATTTACAAATCAACTTTGTGCACTTTGTCCGTCTGATCATCGAACACCGTTCAACACTCAAGGAAGTTGATCTGCAGAGTATATATGGATGGTGTGATCCTTTCAGTTCAACTGACATTGATTGGGATCTCATCTTTAAGCTCATGAGGGAGAAACTCGAGGTGTTGGAGACGGTTAGGATCAATGGCAGGTTCAGTGACAATGTGGGCTGGTATCAGATATTCTTTCGCAACGATGTGCCTGCTGTGGACACGATTGTTAGGCTTATGGGAGAAAAGAGTGAAAGGCTTGAGAGGTATATTCTCGAGGGAGGGGAGTATCCTCAGCCTTTGTGGAGGATATAA
- a CDS encoding hypothetical protein (EggNog:ENOG41): MLKAYKNLSPKTRLGVGVAIIAWGAGGLMLTDPLEKSLGLTPTEEDKAVLDKYTPKITTVDKNEKDGS, translated from the exons atgctCAA GGCTTACAAGAACCTCTCACCCAAGACGCGTCTCGGCGTCGGTGTCGCGATCATCGCTTGGGGCGCCGGAGGACTCATGTTGACTGATCCACTTGAGAAGTCTCTCGGCTTGACTCCAACTGAAGAGGACAAGGCTGTGTTGGACAAATACACACCAAAGATCACCACTGTTGACAAGAACGAGAAAGACGGCAGCTGA